The genomic stretch GACGAGCGCATGAACGCCGGAAAAATGAACAGCCTCGCAGATCTGCATGACGCTGTTATTTACGGAGCGGTGCAGAGGGTGCGCCCCAAGATAATGACCGTTGCCACCCTTATTATAGGCCTTATCCCCATCATGTGGGCAACAGGCAGCGGTGCTGATGTTATGAAGCGCATAGCCGCGCCCATGATAGGCGGAATGGTCACCTCAACCTTCCTCACCCTTGTAATTATCCCTGCCGTTTACTACACATGGCGGCAGCACGGAATAAAAAAGAGCATGAACACCGCTGACGAAGCCCAGCGGTGAGTTCTCCCGCTTCCGCTTTCCCTGTGCATTGCCTCATGCCGGGGAACTGCGGAAGCTTACTCCATGCTAAAATATACTATTGACATAACCGTTCTTCTGATCTATTTTTCTTAAAACTACATAAAATCTATCGAATTAATATACAAAAGGAGAAACCAAATGGGAAGAATAGCAGAGACACTCACGGATTTAATCGGCAACACACCCCTTCTGGCTATCGGACGCGCAGCACAGGGAGCTAAAGGCAGAATCGCGGCTAAACTTGAATCATTCAACCCCGGCGGCAGCGTGAAGGACAGGATCGGCTTTGCGATGATAAAAGCGGCAGAAGACGCAGGCCTCATCAATAAGGACACTGTTATCATAGAACCCACAAGCGGCAACACAGGCATAGCCCTCGCCCTCGTCAGCGCGGCAAGGGGCTACAGGCTAATACTCACCATGCCCGAAACAATGAGCATTGAACGCCGCTCACTCCTCAAGGCATACGGAGCGGAAATCGTGCTCACACCCGGCCCCCTTGGGATGAAGGGAGCAGTGGCCAAGGCGGAGGAACTCGCCGCGGAAACGCCCAACTCATTCATACCCCAGCAGTTCAACAACCCCGCTAACCCCGCAGTCCACAGGGCAACAACAGCGGAGGAGATCTGGCGCGATACTGACGGACAGGTTGACATAATAGTCGGCGGTGTTGGCACAGGCGGAACAATCACAGGGGTGGGACAGGTTCTCAAGCAGAAAAAGTCCTCCGTTCAGATAATAGCCGTTGAACCGGACGAATCCCCCGTTCTTTCAGGCGGAAGCCCCGCACCCCACAAGATTCAGGGCATAGGCGCAGGTTTTGTTCCGCAGGTTTTTGATAAAACGGCAGTAGATGAGGTTTTCAGGGTAAAAAGCACTGAGGCCTTCGCCGCATCCAGACTTCTCGCCAGAGAGGACGGACTCCTTGTGGGAATCTCCTCCGGCGCTGCGTTCCATGCAGCAAGGGAAGTGGCATCCAGACCCGAAAACGCAGGAAAGCTCATTGTTGTGGTTTTCCCCGATACAGGGGAACGTTACCTTTCCACAACCCTGTACGCCGACCCCGAAGTTACGGCTTAACGGAAGAAGACCTTTTTAAGGAAATACGCCGGGCTGTGCGCCTGATAAGCCTCAGCCCGGTATTTTTATATTCACAGGAGGTATTTATGACCAAATCAAACGCATTATCAATCAGTTGCCCGCCCACCACCTTCCCCTCAGCAGCTAATACCCGCACGGAAGAAATTGCCGTATACGGCGCACGAATGCGCTGAGCATAGGCATTTTCTCCCTTGCAGGACACTCCCCACGGTAACCGCAGCCGGATATTCATAACATAATAAACTAAGGTGTTTTCATGAAAAATTTAAATATAGATACCATTCTCGCACAGGCGGGCAGCAGAAGAGACCCGCACACAGGAGCAATCAGCACACCCATCCACCAGTGCGCCACATTCCGCCATCCGGCTCTCGGAGAGAGCACGGGCTTTGACTACAGCAGAACGGCAAACCCCACCAGACAGGCACTGGAAACCGCAATGGCAGAGCTTGAGGGGGGAGCAAGAGGACTTGCCTTCTCCTCCGGAATGGCGGCGGTGGATAATGTAATACGCCTTCTCTCACCCGGAGATAAGGTTGTGATAACCGAAGATCTGTACGGCGGAACATACCGCATTTTTCAGAAAGTTTACGCTCAGTACGGCATTGAGGCAGTGTATGCTGACACCGCAGACACGGTGGCGGTTGAGGCGGCGCTTGAGGATAAAGCCGTCAAAATGCTCTTTGTGGAAGTGCCCACCAACCCCATGCTGAAAGTGGCGGATATTAAGGCGCTGGGAAGGCTCGCAAACGA from Geovibrio ferrireducens encodes the following:
- the cysK gene encoding cysteine synthase A; this encodes MGRIAETLTDLIGNTPLLAIGRAAQGAKGRIAAKLESFNPGGSVKDRIGFAMIKAAEDAGLINKDTVIIEPTSGNTGIALALVSAARGYRLILTMPETMSIERRSLLKAYGAEIVLTPGPLGMKGAVAKAEELAAETPNSFIPQQFNNPANPAVHRATTAEEIWRDTDGQVDIIVGGVGTGGTITGVGQVLKQKKSSVQIIAVEPDESPVLSGGSPAPHKIQGIGAGFVPQVFDKTAVDEVFRVKSTEAFAASRLLAREDGLLVGISSGAAFHAAREVASRPENAGKLIVVVFPDTGERYLSTTLYADPEVTA